GTTTTGTAATTCGTACTAAGTCCATTGGGGTCAACCCTAAAAGGATAAAACGCTTTAAGGATAAAGTGAGAAGAATTACAAGGCGAAACTCAGGAAGAGAACTTGAAAGTATTATTAAAGAACTAAATCCAATACTTAGGGGATGGATGAATTATTATCGCGTAGCAAACATTAAAAGTTTTACAAAAGATTTCATGCAGTGGCTACGAAGAAGACTTAGAATGGTAAAGATGAAGCAATGGAAGACCTATAAGGCAATGCATAAAGAAATGAGAAAGCTAGGAATTAAAGGAAATGGTCTAAGAATGGCTGTAACAAAGTGGAAGAACTCGAATGTTCATATAATCCACCAGATACTACCTAACAAATACTTTGACGACTTAGATCTCATTGATATTCATAAATACGAAGTTGGTTTGTTGTCGAATTATTATTAATTTGGTAAGAAATTTCAGGAGCCGGATACGGCAAACGTAAGTCCGGTTCTGTGAGAGCAAAGAAAACAGGACTAATTATCCTGTTTTCTAGCTACTCGATTTAGAGTGGGAAGAAATTTCGCAGTATTAAAATCAAAAGGGGGCTCTTAGGGAGTGCAAGTTTTGTTTCTCGAAAATGATAAGTTTGGGGAAGCTTTTGTTTAAAGGGGGTTTAGGTTAATAATTGATAACTACTCAACATACAATTTATAGAATCAAGAATTTGGGAGGAGATGGAGTGAAGGCGAATAGTTGGTACGATAAAGAAATGTCCCTTATTTATCACAACATACAATATTATCAGCAGATGATTATATTAAGCACAGATCCCTATCAAAGGATGTTTTACCAAGATCTATTAAATAACGAAGTAAGACGTCTGAATTATTGGCAATGGTATAACCAATATCCTAATTATCCAAGTAATCAGGAAGGTGAAAACGCCCCATCCAATCAAAGAGAGTTCACCCTTGAAGAGTTAGCGCAATATGATGGCTCCGGTGGTAGACCTGCCTATGTTGCAGTAAATGGAATTGTTTACGATGTAAGCTTAGAGGCAACCTGGGGAGGGGGTACGCATTTTAGTTTATATGCAGGAAGAGATTTAACTGGAGCTTTTATGGGATGTCACGGCGGTAGACCTGAGATTTTAAAAAACTTACCACAAGTAGGGGTGTTAAAGCCATAGATGGGAGGGAGTTATTTGAATGACATACCAAGCAACTGCCCAATGATAGATTCAAAAACAATTACAGCTAAAAAAATAATTGATTTAGCTATAGAGAAAATCAAAAATGCCAGTATTAATAAAATCAATTTAATCTGGTTAGAAGCAACGGGGTGTGCAGGGAATATTATTTCTTTACTCAATGCAGAAAATCCAGATGTAATTTATCTATTAGATCAGATGGTGACATTAAAGTATAACAATAGTCTAATGGCTGCTGAGGGGGAGGCAGCCTTTCAACAGTTTTTAGATACCTTAGATACGGAATTTATCCTAGTGGTAGAAGGCGCAGTGGCTACGAAGCATGATGGGCTATACACTGTGATTGCCCGATACCAAGGGGAATTGGTAACGGCGATGGAGGCAGTGAAAATGGCGGGGGAAAAGGCTAAGTACGTGGTGACAGTAGGAACTTGTGCCTCCTATGGAGGGCCCTCTGCTGCCAGACCCAATCCTTCTCAAAGTGTCAGTGTACCACAGCTTTTAAATCAGGAAGTCATAAGAGTACCAGGTTGTCCTAGCCATCCAGATTGGGCTATTGGAACAATTGCTAACCTTATCGCCTTTGGTATGCCAGAACTAGATCCACAAAGTAGACCTATTATGTTTTATGGCATTACCATCCATGATCGATGCACTAGAAGGTCTTATTTTAATAAGGGAATTTTTGCAACAAAGCTAGGAGACCCAGAATGTATGTTTAAACTAGGATGTCGAGGACCTGTCACGAGAACCGATTGTCCTGTGAGGCAGTGGAATGGGTATGTAAATTGGCCTATTGAAGACAACACCCCTTGTATAGGCTGTGCCCAGGAAAGGTTTCCTGACGGGATGGAGCCATTTGTTAGATATTAAAATAATATTTTGGAGGAAGCTATGGGAAGTAAAATTACGATTAACCCCATCACCCGAATAAGTGGATTTTTAGAAATTGAAGTAGAGGTTGAAAAAAATCAAATTATTGATGCCAAAAGTAGTGGGATGCTCTTTAGAGGCTTTGAGAAAATGCTAAGAGGAAGACCCCCTTTGGATGCCATTTATTTTACAGAAAGAATTTGTGGCATTTGTTCTACGGCCCATTCCATGGGATCTACTTTAGCCTTAGAAGATATATTAGACATACGTCCTAATGAAAATGACAAGATGATAAGAGATTTTATGCATGGGTGCGAATTTGTTCAAAACCATTTAAGGCATTTTTACCAATATACCTTTCCAGACTTTGTGCGGGGCCCAGAGATTCAACCCATATACAATGCTACCCACAATGATTATAGACTGCCGGAGGGATTGAATAAGGAGTTATCCAGGAGTTATTTAGCATCCCTGAAGTACAGCCGCTTAGCCCATGAAATGTTGGCGGTCCTAGGAGGTAAAGCTCCCCACACCCATGGTATATTTGTAGGGGGTGTAACCGTGAACCTAGAGGCGTCGAAATGGATTAAGGTCAAATCCATATTGGCCTCTATCAAGGAATTTGTGGCAGGACAAATGATTCCTGATGTCTATACCATTGCAGAATACTACCCTGATTATTTTGAAAATGGAGTAGGGTATAAAAATCTAATGACCTATGGTGTATTCGATACCTACGTGGAAGAAGAGCTATTTTATGTAGGGCCCCAAGTCTTTATTGATGGAGAACTTCAGAACTTTGACCCTGAAAAAATCACTGAAAACATACACAGAGCTTGGTATGATGCAAGGCAAATAGAACAAAGCCCTACAGAGCCAACGGTAGAAGAAAATGTCTATAAGGAAAAAGCCTATAGTTGGATTAAAGCCCCCCGATATGAGGGATACCCCATGGAGGTTGGCCCCCTTGCACGGATGTGGCTAAGTGGTGATTATACCAATGGCATTTCAACCATGGATCGAACCATTGCTAGAGCGCTAGAGGTAAAAAAAATAATCGGAATCATGGAAGGTCTTTTGGAAAGAATGGAGCTTAAGCCTGCACAACAAGGGCGATATACGTTTCCAAGTGAAGCAAGGGGTAAGGGACTGATCGACACCACAAGAGGAGCCTTAGGTCACTGGATTATCACCGAAGATCAAGGCATTCAAAACTATGAGATTATTACACCTAGTTCATGGAACCTATCTCCAGAGGATTCAGAAGGGGTGAAAGGAGTAGTAGAAAAGGCATTGATTGGAACAACCATAGAAGATTTAAAAAATCCTATAGAAATAGGAAGAATTGTGAGGTCCTTTGATCCCTGTGTTTCCTGTGCCACCCATGTAACAAGTGATCGTTATTCCCCGATACAGATTAGGATTGTATAAGATGGCTGTAAAATGTATTGGAATCGGCAATCGGATTATGAGGGATGATGGTATAGGGATCAGGGTAATAGAGAACCTTTCACCACAGTTGAAGCATATGGGCATAGAAGTCATATTGGGAGAGACAGATACCGATTATGCCTTAAGTAAAATTGAGGATGGAGACTTTTTATTTATTATCGATGGAACGTATTTTAATGTCAAACCAGGTACCATCACTTTGACGCCTATTGATAAATCTATTGAACAGCATCATCAGGCCTATTCACAACATCAAGCAAGCTTAGCTTACATGATTAAGACCTATGGCAAGACCATTGAAGGATTTATCATTGGGATTGAGGTGGAGGAGATCGATTTTAGTTTAGAACTGAGTAACACATTGCAAAGGAAACTCCCTCATATATGTGAGGAAGTGTATCAATTGATCTATAAAAATATAAGGGGGGTTTAAAATGCATGACACTTATTTATTAAACAAAATAACACAATCTCTAAAGGAAATATGCCAGGAACATAAACTTAAGAAAATAGAAGCCTTTACTTTGGTGGTAAACCATCATAGTCATGTGAATGAAGAGAGCTTGCGAGAACATTTAGAGATTAATAGCAAGGAATTAATAGGAGATGATCTACAGATTAATTTACAAAGAGAAGATATAGAGGAGCAGACAGCTATTATTCATAGTCTCCAAGGTGAGACCTTTGAACCATAACAATCCTGTTAAGGATATCGGTAAGAGAAGGTACATCATAAAAATTTATGGAATTGTCCAAGGGGTAGGATATAGACCCCAGATCTATAACCAAGCTAAGTTTTTTAATATTAAAGGCTGGGTGACTAATCAAGGAAGTGCCGTTGTGTTAGATATAGAGGGAGAAAGGGCATATATAAGAGGGTTCTTGATTGAAACGATTAACAACCCTCCTAGTCTAGCTACAGTGGAAAAGATACATTTACTTCCCAAGGAATATAAGGGCTATCTAGATTTTCAAATTAAGTCTAGCACTATAGATGAAAAAGGGCTTAAATTTATTGGTGCGGATGTGGCTACTTGTCCCCAGTGTCTAGAAGAAATCTTTAATACCCATAACCCGAGGTATCATTATCCCTTTACAAACTGCACAGTCTGTGGCCCACGGTATTCTATTCTTAGGAAATTGCCCTATGATCGAAATCATACAACCATGGATGCGTTTCAAATGTGCTCTAGTTGCAAGGAGGAATATAATGATCCAACGAATCGGAGATTTCACGCTCAACCCAACTGCTGTCTGAACTGTGGACCCTCGTTACATTTATTGACCAATGAAGGAATGGAAGTGCTGTGCATCGATTCTATTGATAAAACCATAGAGCTTTTACAAGCAGGAAAAATAGTGGCCATTAAAGGATTAGGAGGATATCATTTAACCTGTGATGCTGAAAATCAAGAGGCTATCAAGGCTTTGAGGAAAAGGAAAAATAGGCCCCATAAGCCCTTTGCTCTAATGGTAAAGAATATGGAGGTAGCAAGAGAATTATGCAGGATCAATGAAGTAGAAGAAAAAGTCCTATTAAGCAATAAAAGACCTATTGTTCTATTGAAAAAGAAGGGTTCTAAGGGATTACCTGATGAAATTGCTCCTAACATGGAAAGATTAGGCGCGATGCTTCCCTACACCCCCTTACATTATTTATTATTTCAACGGGGAATCACTGCCCTTGTCATGACCAGTGGTAATCAAAGTAGTGCCCCAATACAATATAAAAATCATGAGGCAATTGAGAACCTAGGAGGGATTGCTGATTATTTCTTAATACATAATCGAGACATACACATTCCAGTGGAGGATTCGGTTGTAAAGGTGGTAAATGATCAAGAGATTGTGGTGAGAAGAGCTAGAGGTTATACCCCCTTTAGCTTTCCAATTAATATTACTCAGGAAGTATTAGCCTTAGGGGCGGAGGAAAAAAGTACATTTTGTGCTGCTCAAAATCAATATGGGTATATGAGTCAGTATTTAGGGGATTTAAAGGATTTTGATACCTATGGGATCTATGAAAAAGCAATAAAAAATTTAGTAAACCTATTGGGATTGAAGCCTAAAATAATTGCTCATGACTTAAACACAAGCTATATATCTTCTCAATATGCAGAAAAGATGGTAGGTGAAAAAGTGGCAGTGCAGCATCATCATGCCCATATGGTCAGTTGTATGGTAGAATACAATCTATTTTCTCCCATGATAGGGGTAGTTTTCGATGGAACGGGGCTAGGAACAGACGGCAAAATATGGGGTGGAGAATTCTTTGTAGGCACAAGGGAGAGCTTTAGTCGAGTAGGACATTTAAGGTATGTGACTATTCAAGGAGGCAATCAAGCAATTAAAGAACCTTGGAGGGTTGCCATCAGCTATATGTATGCAATCGATTATCAGGAAAAAAAGGTTTTAAGAGAGGTAGACGAAAAAAGTATCCATGCAGTGACCCAGGCCTTAGATCAAAACTTAAACTGTTTTCAAAGCTCCAGCATGGGAAGACTTTTTGACTGTGTGGCATCTATACTAAATCTACCACAACGAATTACCTACGATGCCCAGGCAGCTATTGAATTAGAAAATATTTTAGACCCTTCCGTTAAAGCATACTATGCTTATCATATAGGAGAAGAAAATGGCGTTTATCAAATTGATTATAAAGGGATTTTAATGGGGGTTTTAAAAGATATAGAAAAGGAAGTACCTGCTTCTGCTATTTCGGCTAAGTTTCATAATACGATAGGTAATGTGACCCTAGAGTTGATTTCTAGAATAAAGGAAAGCTCCCATATAAACAATGTAGTATTAAGTGGAGGGGTTTTTGAAAATACCTATCTGTTGTCTTATGTAGTGAAGGGGTTGGAGAAAAGAGGCTACGACGTCTATTATCATCGGCAAATTCCCACCAATGATAGTGGGATCTCTGTGGGACAGTTAGGGGTGGCAGCTGCAATAGAAGGGATGGGTTGATATGTGTATTGCAGTTCCTGGAGAAGTTATTGAATTATTTCCTCCCGAGGCTAGGGTGAAAATCATGGGAGTAGAAACGATTGTTAATATACAGTTAATTGATAATTTAAATGTTGGAGAGCATGTGCTAATCCATGCGGGATGTGCCATTGAGAAGATTGACAAAAGCTATTATGATAATTTGCTAGGTATATTTGAAAGTATGGTGGATGAAAATGAATAGGAAGATGGATAAGGATTTGTTAACCCATCTAATCAATGAGGTTAATTCCATGGCGACAGAAGAAATAAAGATTATGGAGGTATGTGGTACCCACACCCAGATGATTGCTAAGCTGGGGCTAAGGACCCTGTTATCCCCTAAAATCAAACTTCTATCAGGGCCAGGATGTCCTGTCTGTGTAACGGAGGAAAAGTATATTGATTGTGTTATAGAAATTCTAAATAAATATAATGTAACGGTGGCTACCTTTGGAGATCTCATGAGAGTAAGGGGAGGAAAGGAAAGCTTGCTGGAGGAGAAGGGCAAGGGGAAGGATGTCAGGATAATCTATTCACCTTTGGACCTAATTGAGATGGCTGAAAAGAACAGGGGAAAACAGATTGTTTTTCTTGGGGTAGGTTTTGAAACGACAGCCCCTATTATAGCCCTAGCAATTAAAACCGCCTCCGAGAAAGGAATTGACAACCTATATTTTCTTACCTCCATTAAGCTAATGGCACCAATCCTGCATTATATTTTGAAGGAGAAAAACCATCAGATACATGGATTCATTTGCCCAGGTCATGTGGCTACCATCAAGGGTTCCGGTTATTTTAAATTTATAAATAAAGAGTACCATATCCCAGCTGCCGTATGTGGATTTGAGGCTATTGATATTGTAGCTGGCATCTATTATTTGGTGAAGCAGATCACTCAAGAGGAGGAAGAATCCTTTAAAAATCTGTATGAAAGATGTGTAAGTCCTCAAGGGAATAGGACAGCCAATCTGTTAATAGATGAGGTGTTCAACATTGCAGATGGAGAGTGGAGGGGAATTGGTAACATAGAAAACTCCTCCCTACAGATGAATGAAAAATATGCTAGATTTGATGCTAGGAAGGCATTTGTAGTAGAAAACCAACAGGTAAAAGTCAGTATGGGCTGTGATTGCAAGGATATTTTATTAGGAAAGAAGACACCAAGGGAATGTAAGCTTTTTAAGGATAGATGTAACCCAATGGATCCACTGGGCCCTTGCATGGTGTCCACTGAGGGAGCCTGCGCTATTGCCTATCGGTATGGGGAGGAAATATAGAATGAATGACAAAGTGATGCTCCGTCATGGAGACGGTGGAAAACATACAAGCTTATTGATCAAGGATATTTTTTATAAGCATTTTTATAACGATATGTTAGTAAATTCTCTAGATGCCTCTGTATTTGATGGAAATCATTGGAGACTGGCCTTTACAACAGACTCCTTTGTGGTAAAGCCTCTAGTGTTTCCAGGAGGAGATATTGGCAAATTAGCTATCTGTGGTACTATCAATGATTTAGTTACAGCAGGAGCAAAACCTTTATATTTAAGCTGTGGGTTTATCATCGAAGAGGGCTTTAATATGGAGCTACTGGAGAAAATTGCAGCCTCTATGGGGGAGACCTGTAGAAAAACGGGAGTGAAAATAATCACAGGAGATACAAAGGTGGTGGAGAAAGGAGCAGTAGATGGAGTATTCATCAACACCTCTGGAATAGGAGGGCTTCAGGCTAATTATCAACCAAAACCGATTCAAGAGGGAGATCAAATTATCATTACTGGGGGAATAGCGGAGCATGGAACTACTATAGCAGTGGAAAGATATGGAATAAAAGTAGAAGGAAATATAAAAAGTGATTGCAGACCATTAAATCATATTCTTGAAAAACTTCAGACATATATGGGAAGTATTAAGCTAATGAAGGACCCTACTAGAGGCGGCTTGGCAACGGCCTTAAATGAAATCCTAGAGGTATCAGGGAGGGGAATTCAGTTATTAGAAAAAGCTATTCCTATAGCTGGGGAAGTAAAATCCATCAATGAACTTTTGGGATTAGATCCTCTATATCATGCCTGTGAGGGTAGGATGATCATGGTAGTTGACAAGGAGAAGGCTGACGAGGTATTGGGGGAAATTCGAGGATGTGAAGGCTGTGAAGATGCAGCAATCATTGGTAGCTTTCTTTCGACTGATATACCGTCAAAAGTAGTGATGGAAACAGTTATTGGTGGGAGGAGAATTGTTGGTCCCCTAGAGGGGGATATGCTACCAAGGATATGCTAATAAAAAATAGAGAAAGTGTAGAGTATAGGCTATAAAGTAGCATAATACTCTACACTTCTTTGATTTATATAGGACAAAATTCTTCTAACGTTTAGTACCCATAATGTTTTTCAGCATCTGCTTTTGTTCTGTGAAGGGTACCCCGTGGATGCTCAGGTGGGGCATAAATAGAGTACAGTTTAAGAGGGGTGCAACCTGTATTAATCAAATTATGCCACTTGCCAGCAGGGATAAAGATTGCATAATCGTCATAAACTTCTGCTCTAAAATCCAACTGATCTCTTCGATCTCCCATCATAACCATTCCCTGGCCTTCTTCAATACGTAAGAATTGATCATGATCTTCATGAATTTCTAAACCTATGTCATCTCCAGGCTGAATGCTCATTAAGGTAAGTTGGAGATATTCTCCTGTCCATAAAGCGATACGGA
This window of the Natronincola ferrireducens genome carries:
- a CDS encoding group II intron maturase-specific domain-containing protein → FVIRTKSIGVNPKRIKRFKDKVRRITRRNSGRELESIIKELNPILRGWMNYYRVANIKSFTKDFMQWLRRRLRMVKMKQWKTYKAMHKEMRKLGIKGNGLRMAVTKWKNSNVHIIHQILPNKYFDDLDLIDIHKYEVGLLSNYY
- a CDS encoding cytochrome b5 domain-containing protein, with product MKANSWYDKEMSLIYHNIQYYQQMIILSTDPYQRMFYQDLLNNEVRRLNYWQWYNQYPNYPSNQEGENAPSNQREFTLEELAQYDGSGGRPAYVAVNGIVYDVSLEATWGGGTHFSLYAGRDLTGAFMGCHGGRPEILKNLPQVGVLKP
- a CDS encoding hydrogenase small subunit, which gives rise to MNDIPSNCPMIDSKTITAKKIIDLAIEKIKNASINKINLIWLEATGCAGNIISLLNAENPDVIYLLDQMVTLKYNNSLMAAEGEAAFQQFLDTLDTEFILVVEGAVATKHDGLYTVIARYQGELVTAMEAVKMAGEKAKYVVTVGTCASYGGPSAARPNPSQSVSVPQLLNQEVIRVPGCPSHPDWAIGTIANLIAFGMPELDPQSRPIMFYGITIHDRCTRRSYFNKGIFATKLGDPECMFKLGCRGPVTRTDCPVRQWNGYVNWPIEDNTPCIGCAQERFPDGMEPFVRY
- a CDS encoding nickel-dependent hydrogenase large subunit — translated: MGSKITINPITRISGFLEIEVEVEKNQIIDAKSSGMLFRGFEKMLRGRPPLDAIYFTERICGICSTAHSMGSTLALEDILDIRPNENDKMIRDFMHGCEFVQNHLRHFYQYTFPDFVRGPEIQPIYNATHNDYRLPEGLNKELSRSYLASLKYSRLAHEMLAVLGGKAPHTHGIFVGGVTVNLEASKWIKVKSILASIKEFVAGQMIPDVYTIAEYYPDYFENGVGYKNLMTYGVFDTYVEEELFYVGPQVFIDGELQNFDPEKITENIHRAWYDARQIEQSPTEPTVEENVYKEKAYSWIKAPRYEGYPMEVGPLARMWLSGDYTNGISTMDRTIARALEVKKIIGIMEGLLERMELKPAQQGRYTFPSEARGKGLIDTTRGALGHWIITEDQGIQNYEIITPSSWNLSPEDSEGVKGVVEKALIGTTIEDLKNPIEIGRIVRSFDPCVSCATHVTSDRYSPIQIRIV
- a CDS encoding hydrogenase maturation protease, whose product is MAVKCIGIGNRIMRDDGIGIRVIENLSPQLKHMGIEVILGETDTDYALSKIEDGDFLFIIDGTYFNVKPGTITLTPIDKSIEQHHQAYSQHQASLAYMIKTYGKTIEGFIIGIEVEEIDFSLELSNTLQRKLPHICEEVYQLIYKNIRGV
- the hypF gene encoding carbamoyltransferase HypF, with translation MNHNNPVKDIGKRRYIIKIYGIVQGVGYRPQIYNQAKFFNIKGWVTNQGSAVVLDIEGERAYIRGFLIETINNPPSLATVEKIHLLPKEYKGYLDFQIKSSTIDEKGLKFIGADVATCPQCLEEIFNTHNPRYHYPFTNCTVCGPRYSILRKLPYDRNHTTMDAFQMCSSCKEEYNDPTNRRFHAQPNCCLNCGPSLHLLTNEGMEVLCIDSIDKTIELLQAGKIVAIKGLGGYHLTCDAENQEAIKALRKRKNRPHKPFALMVKNMEVARELCRINEVEEKVLLSNKRPIVLLKKKGSKGLPDEIAPNMERLGAMLPYTPLHYLLFQRGITALVMTSGNQSSAPIQYKNHEAIENLGGIADYFLIHNRDIHIPVEDSVVKVVNDQEIVVRRARGYTPFSFPINITQEVLALGAEEKSTFCAAQNQYGYMSQYLGDLKDFDTYGIYEKAIKNLVNLLGLKPKIIAHDLNTSYISSQYAEKMVGEKVAVQHHHAHMVSCMVEYNLFSPMIGVVFDGTGLGTDGKIWGGEFFVGTRESFSRVGHLRYVTIQGGNQAIKEPWRVAISYMYAIDYQEKKVLREVDEKSIHAVTQALDQNLNCFQSSSMGRLFDCVASILNLPQRITYDAQAAIELENILDPSVKAYYAYHIGEENGVYQIDYKGILMGVLKDIEKEVPASAISAKFHNTIGNVTLELISRIKESSHINNVVLSGGVFENTYLLSYVVKGLEKRGYDVYYHRQIPTNDSGISVGQLGVAAAIEGMG
- a CDS encoding HypC/HybG/HupF family hydrogenase formation chaperone; translation: MCIAVPGEVIELFPPEARVKIMGVETIVNIQLIDNLNVGEHVLIHAGCAIEKIDKSYYDNLLGIFESMVDENE
- the hypD gene encoding hydrogenase formation protein HypD, which gives rise to MNRKMDKDLLTHLINEVNSMATEEIKIMEVCGTHTQMIAKLGLRTLLSPKIKLLSGPGCPVCVTEEKYIDCVIEILNKYNVTVATFGDLMRVRGGKESLLEEKGKGKDVRIIYSPLDLIEMAEKNRGKQIVFLGVGFETTAPIIALAIKTASEKGIDNLYFLTSIKLMAPILHYILKEKNHQIHGFICPGHVATIKGSGYFKFINKEYHIPAAVCGFEAIDIVAGIYYLVKQITQEEEESFKNLYERCVSPQGNRTANLLIDEVFNIADGEWRGIGNIENSSLQMNEKYARFDARKAFVVENQQVKVSMGCDCKDILLGKKTPRECKLFKDRCNPMDPLGPCMVSTEGACAIAYRYGEEI
- the hypE gene encoding hydrogenase expression/formation protein HypE encodes the protein MNDKVMLRHGDGGKHTSLLIKDIFYKHFYNDMLVNSLDASVFDGNHWRLAFTTDSFVVKPLVFPGGDIGKLAICGTINDLVTAGAKPLYLSCGFIIEEGFNMELLEKIAASMGETCRKTGVKIITGDTKVVEKGAVDGVFINTSGIGGLQANYQPKPIQEGDQIIITGGIAEHGTTIAVERYGIKVEGNIKSDCRPLNHILEKLQTYMGSIKLMKDPTRGGLATALNEILEVSGRGIQLLEKAIPIAGEVKSINELLGLDPLYHACEGRMIMVVDKEKADEVLGEIRGCEGCEDAAIIGSFLSTDIPSKVVMETVIGGRRIVGPLEGDMLPRIC
- a CDS encoding cupin domain-containing protein gives rise to the protein MSNIYNPYHPYNNYNPYQHPYWGHPPMHPPCPPKHPIHLKDYGPCPYVVNIEEATRQNDYFRIALWTGEYLQLTLMSIQPGDDIGLEIHEDHDQFLRIEEGQGMVMMGDRRDQLDFRAEVYDDYAIFIPAGKWHNLINTGCTPLKLYSIYAPPEHPRGTLHRTKADAEKHYGY